A genomic region of Amphiura filiformis chromosome 6, Afil_fr2py, whole genome shotgun sequence contains the following coding sequences:
- the LOC140155833 gene encoding autophagy-related protein 13-like isoform X2: MLAKGLQEERMQYHPGASQLTDRERRDLNKFTKFLAFKSIQVIVQSRLGEKVDTQSKANTDGTDWFNLAIPDNQRIKAYAKQLLAKELPRVGHPLNIEVTLETAEGDRMVLESWSLGMTEKTDPDAKVHYAIYNRMGLLLKSLMCVSRVTPAYRIARHQLGSDYKVQHRVFFGEARLSTLGEDFVPLQIGSVTTPVGTLQLSVAYRTKLALSVRQAIHGTYMTTSPIAVRDDYYSSSNSPKRKISTGMLHIPGAAGHDESGGVDVYGSQDLCATSFSTSPPDPYISQSSLATTPTSTSRKTIIAEEKSKPASSSSINMSPTSGRLGAFASSSRTSLTDQNELLIPSDIPFMSLLQDIGSSITDSASDKPASTPPSSQGQASIDLPDGQSSSSQHSNKSNISQQSGIEDFVMVDFNPAFAKSDTNSDVVSFYRQFQAAPQLSMFDNQPTLEETLGTLPERLAKFEESRSEFDTFVESLQPEEESD, translated from the exons ATGCTTGCCAAGGGGCTACAAGAGGAGAGAATGCAGTATCATCCTGGTGCTAGTCAACTCACTGATAGAGAAAGGAGAGACTtaaacaaatttacaaaattcTTAGCATTTAAG TCAATACAGGTAATAGTACAATCAAGACTAGGCGAGAAAGTGGACACacaatctaaggctaatactgaTGGAACTGATTGG TTTAATTTAGCTATTCCTGATAATCAAAGGATAAAAGCATATGCCAAACAACTTCTTGCCAAGGAGCTACCCAGAGTTGGTCATCCTTTGAATATAGAAGTAACCCTAGAGACGGCAGAG GGTGATCGCATGGTACTAGAATCTTGGAGTTTAGGCATGACGGAAAAAACCGATCCAGATGCAAAAGTTCACTACGCAATATACAACCGTATGGGGTTACTACTCAAGTCATTAATGTGTGTTTCCCGTGTGACGCCTGCATATCGTATAGCTAGGCATCAGCTAGGATCTGACTATAAGGTGCAACATAGGGTGTTCTTTGGTGAAGCAAGGTTATCAACACTAGGAGAAG ATTTTGTACCTCTCCAAATAGGCTCCGTAACAACTCCAGTCGGTACTCTTCAACTTTCAGTAGCCTACAGGACCAAACTAGCATTGTCTGTACGGCAAGCAATACATGGTACATACATGACCACAAGTCCTATTGCAGTCAGGGATGATTACTACAGTAGCAGCAATAGCCCCAAGAGGAAAATATCAACAGGAATGCTACACATACCTGGTGCTGCAGG ACATGACGAGTCAGGTGGAGTTGATGTCTATGGCTCACAAGATCTCTGTGCTACCTCATTTTCTACATCGCCACCAGATCCATATATATCGCAAAGTTCGTTAGCAACAACTCCAACCTCTACTTCAAGAAAAACAATAATAGCAGAGGAAAAGAGCAAACCTGCCAG TTCTTCATCAATTAACATGAGCCCAACATCAGGCAGATTAGGTGCCTTTGCAAGCAGTAGTAGGACATCCCTCACAGACCAG AATGAGCTCCTTATACCAAGTGATATTCCATTTATGTCTTTACTACAAGACATTGGCAGCAGTATTACAGACTCAGCTAGTGATAAACCAGCATCTACACCACCATCATCTCAGGGACAA gcATCCATAGATCTACCCGATGGTCAGTCTTCCTCCTCACAGCACTCTAATAAATCCAATATCAGTCAACAAAGTGGTATAGAAGACTTCGTCATGGTAGATTTT AACCCTGCATTTGCTAAGTCTGACACCAACAGTGATGTAGTGAGTTTCTATCGTCAGTTCCAGGCTGCTCCTCAGTTGTCCATGTTTGATAACCAACCTACTCTGGAGGAAACCCTG GGTACTCTTCCAGAGCGACTTGCCAAATTTGAAGAAAGCAGATCTGAATTTGATACTTTTGTAGAATCTCTTCAGCCAGAAGAGGAGAGTGACTGA
- the LOC140155833 gene encoding autophagy-related protein 13-like isoform X1: MLAKGLQEERMQYHPGASQLTDRERRDLNKFTKFLAFKSIQVIVQSRLGEKVDTQSKANTDGTDWVSFNLAIPDNQRIKAYAKQLLAKELPRVGHPLNIEVTLETAEGDRMVLESWSLGMTEKTDPDAKVHYAIYNRMGLLLKSLMCVSRVTPAYRIARHQLGSDYKVQHRVFFGEARLSTLGEDFVPLQIGSVTTPVGTLQLSVAYRTKLALSVRQAIHGTYMTTSPIAVRDDYYSSSNSPKRKISTGMLHIPGAAGHDESGGVDVYGSQDLCATSFSTSPPDPYISQSSLATTPTSTSRKTIIAEEKSKPASSSSINMSPTSGRLGAFASSSRTSLTDQNELLIPSDIPFMSLLQDIGSSITDSASDKPASTPPSSQGQASIDLPDGQSSSSQHSNKSNISQQSGIEDFVMVDFNPAFAKSDTNSDVVSFYRQFQAAPQLSMFDNQPTLEETLGTLPERLAKFEESRSEFDTFVESLQPEEESD, encoded by the exons ATGCTTGCCAAGGGGCTACAAGAGGAGAGAATGCAGTATCATCCTGGTGCTAGTCAACTCACTGATAGAGAAAGGAGAGACTtaaacaaatttacaaaattcTTAGCATTTAAG TCAATACAGGTAATAGTACAATCAAGACTAGGCGAGAAAGTGGACACacaatctaaggctaatactgaTGGAACTGATTGGGTAAGT TTTAATTTAGCTATTCCTGATAATCAAAGGATAAAAGCATATGCCAAACAACTTCTTGCCAAGGAGCTACCCAGAGTTGGTCATCCTTTGAATATAGAAGTAACCCTAGAGACGGCAGAG GGTGATCGCATGGTACTAGAATCTTGGAGTTTAGGCATGACGGAAAAAACCGATCCAGATGCAAAAGTTCACTACGCAATATACAACCGTATGGGGTTACTACTCAAGTCATTAATGTGTGTTTCCCGTGTGACGCCTGCATATCGTATAGCTAGGCATCAGCTAGGATCTGACTATAAGGTGCAACATAGGGTGTTCTTTGGTGAAGCAAGGTTATCAACACTAGGAGAAG ATTTTGTACCTCTCCAAATAGGCTCCGTAACAACTCCAGTCGGTACTCTTCAACTTTCAGTAGCCTACAGGACCAAACTAGCATTGTCTGTACGGCAAGCAATACATGGTACATACATGACCACAAGTCCTATTGCAGTCAGGGATGATTACTACAGTAGCAGCAATAGCCCCAAGAGGAAAATATCAACAGGAATGCTACACATACCTGGTGCTGCAGG ACATGACGAGTCAGGTGGAGTTGATGTCTATGGCTCACAAGATCTCTGTGCTACCTCATTTTCTACATCGCCACCAGATCCATATATATCGCAAAGTTCGTTAGCAACAACTCCAACCTCTACTTCAAGAAAAACAATAATAGCAGAGGAAAAGAGCAAACCTGCCAG TTCTTCATCAATTAACATGAGCCCAACATCAGGCAGATTAGGTGCCTTTGCAAGCAGTAGTAGGACATCCCTCACAGACCAG AATGAGCTCCTTATACCAAGTGATATTCCATTTATGTCTTTACTACAAGACATTGGCAGCAGTATTACAGACTCAGCTAGTGATAAACCAGCATCTACACCACCATCATCTCAGGGACAA gcATCCATAGATCTACCCGATGGTCAGTCTTCCTCCTCACAGCACTCTAATAAATCCAATATCAGTCAACAAAGTGGTATAGAAGACTTCGTCATGGTAGATTTT AACCCTGCATTTGCTAAGTCTGACACCAACAGTGATGTAGTGAGTTTCTATCGTCAGTTCCAGGCTGCTCCTCAGTTGTCCATGTTTGATAACCAACCTACTCTGGAGGAAACCCTG GGTACTCTTCCAGAGCGACTTGCCAAATTTGAAGAAAGCAGATCTGAATTTGATACTTTTGTAGAATCTCTTCAGCCAGAAGAGGAGAGTGACTGA